TCTGAGATAGTTCCCATATGTTGTACTGCTTTCATTGATAAATCATCCGTAAAGATTGCACCCGTAAAATTTAATTGTTTACGCAAAATAGATTGCAACCAATAGGGAGAAAAACCACAGGGTAACGGATCAACCTGATTGTAGACGATATGTGAAGCCATTATGCCATCTAGATAGGGACTTAATTGAGCAAAAGGAATTAAGTCCTGTGCTTCAATAGTTTGATAGTCTCTATCATCTACGGTGAAGTGCGTGTGAGTATCCGCACTGACAGAACCATGTCCAGGAAAGTGTTTGCCTACAGAACACATGCCCGCACGATGCATCCCTGTGATGACGGCACGCCCTAATTTAGTCACAATAGTAGGATCACTATGTAATGCACGTAAACCTATGACTTGATTTAAATTATTATTTAAATCTAAAACGGGTGCAAAACTAAGATCAATACCTACTGCCAGTAATTCACTGGCTAATAACCAGGCATGGGTTTCTGCGAGCTGAATAGCTTCCTCAGGTTTTTGGTCGTAACGAGCGCCAAT
The Candidatus Rickettsiella isopodorum DNA segment above includes these coding regions:
- the nagZ gene encoding beta-N-acetylhexosaminidase, with the protein product MGPIILDLTGLELTSEEREIIKHPQVGGIIFFQRNFESISQLQHLISQIHLHSKQRLLLTVDQEGGRVQRFQEEFTRLPALGLIGARYDQKPEEAIQLAETHAWLLASELLAVGIDLSFAPVLDLNNNLNQVIGLRALHSDPTIVTKLGRAVITGMHRAGMCSVGKHFPGHGSVSADTHTHFTVDDRDYQTIEAQDLIPFAQLSPYLDGIMASHIVYNQVDPLPCGFSPYWLQSILRKQLNFTGAIFTDDLSMKAVQHMGTISERIRLALQAGCDALLVCNCRKDAILALENLAHSPELIKLYNSQHLQKLFPRRTLTLPALQQTDAWRSAVNLLKPLFEH